A single genomic interval of Arthrobacter globiformis harbors:
- the ruvX gene encoding Holliday junction resolvase RuvX translates to MTSSAEPHVHPRGIKLGVDVGTVRVGVAICDRDEILATPLKTLDRNPKKNSDIRVIATLASDRGAVQIFVGLPRTMKGEEHASARMATEYAQLLADELERAGSDVPVHLVDERLSTVTAHRNLHEAGMSSKNHRKVVDQVAAAGILQHAIDMQKARGTDVGSRVRALPRAGLPGHAAADTAERPDPEKETRSSEDGKLQ, encoded by the coding sequence GTGACTTCTTCTGCTGAGCCGCACGTCCACCCCCGGGGCATCAAACTGGGGGTGGATGTGGGGACCGTCCGCGTCGGCGTCGCCATCTGCGACCGGGACGAGATCCTGGCCACACCGCTGAAGACGCTGGACCGGAATCCCAAGAAGAATTCGGATATCCGGGTCATTGCCACCCTGGCGTCGGACCGGGGAGCCGTGCAGATATTTGTGGGCCTGCCACGGACCATGAAAGGCGAGGAACACGCCTCAGCCCGCATGGCCACGGAGTACGCACAGCTGCTGGCTGACGAGCTGGAGCGAGCCGGTTCGGACGTCCCGGTACACCTGGTTGACGAACGGCTCAGCACCGTCACGGCCCACCGCAACCTCCACGAAGCTGGCATGAGCAGCAAAAATCACCGTAAAGTGGTGGATCAGGTTGCGGCTGCGGGAATCTTGCAGCACGCCATCGACATGCAAAAAGCCAGGGGAACGGATGTGGGGAGCCGTGTGCGCGCGCTTCCCCGTGCGGGGCTGCCCGGACACGCCGCCGCAGATACTGCTGAACGGCCTGACCCGGAAAAGGAAACACGATCTTCAGAGGATGGAAAGCTACAGTGA
- the mltG gene encoding endolytic transglycosylase MltG: protein MSPVNSDDSSGDPFADAGRPLTRKEIRAREKSVTAESGGAVPEQAYETGEEVHVGVGAAQRTEASASDTASGSDGARTAAIATPPVAVRAASPVPEVHIPDAQVPPAQAVPAAEVPDAPPVPPAIHDPAEHGEAAVQTGPAATHGEAASAVHGVQSEDAPHFAEFAGGHHEPQGGVHHEDGHHYDIHHDAVGHDTYEDHEHYEQQAVGHQLLAGAEDVATVARPSKKVRRRRRLVALLLTLALFVTATVVGAQFLKPLLGNDKPADFPGPGTGQVKVSVDPGEGPVSVAAKLEDAKVVANAETFMVALTASGGTLSPGEYDFKQEMKNSDAVSVLLNEGQAKVMYFALSAGLRIDESLQAISEGSGLSLAQLKALSDSPKQFGLTAKAKNLEGFLAPGEYRFPLGTTAREILTKLVKATQDELKAQGVTDPAKQYDAVTVASIVQAEGGQAEYKDVAGAIYNRLKPTNTETNGLIQSDATVTYGLGKKTFHIDEAEKADKSNPYNTYAIQGLPAGPIGSPGKNAIDAAAKPNNNDYLYWVTINLDTKETKFSKTLAEHNGYVEQYNAWCEANPGRCV from the coding sequence GTGAGCCCGGTCAATAGCGACGACTCCTCCGGCGACCCCTTCGCGGACGCCGGACGGCCCCTGACACGCAAGGAGATCCGCGCCCGCGAGAAGTCCGTCACCGCCGAGTCCGGCGGTGCCGTGCCCGAGCAGGCCTACGAGACCGGTGAAGAGGTGCACGTTGGAGTGGGCGCCGCACAGCGGACCGAGGCTTCGGCTTCGGACACTGCTTCCGGTTCAGATGGTGCCCGGACTGCGGCAATAGCTACACCTCCGGTGGCCGTTCGCGCCGCATCCCCTGTCCCGGAAGTTCACATTCCTGACGCCCAGGTTCCCCCTGCCCAGGCTGTTCCCGCCGCCGAGGTTCCCGACGCTCCGCCGGTTCCGCCGGCCATCCACGACCCCGCCGAACATGGGGAAGCAGCCGTGCAAACGGGCCCTGCTGCCACACACGGGGAAGCGGCATCCGCGGTTCACGGCGTCCAGTCCGAAGACGCGCCGCACTTTGCGGAATTCGCGGGTGGCCACCATGAGCCTCAGGGAGGCGTCCACCATGAGGATGGCCACCACTATGACATCCACCACGACGCAGTAGGCCACGACACCTACGAGGACCATGAGCACTACGAGCAACAGGCCGTGGGGCATCAGCTCCTGGCCGGTGCCGAAGACGTAGCCACGGTGGCCCGGCCATCCAAGAAAGTCCGGCGCCGGCGCCGCCTCGTGGCGCTGCTGCTGACGCTCGCGCTGTTCGTCACTGCCACCGTCGTCGGGGCGCAGTTCCTGAAACCGCTGCTGGGGAACGACAAGCCTGCCGACTTCCCCGGCCCCGGCACCGGCCAGGTCAAGGTATCGGTCGACCCGGGCGAAGGTCCGGTGTCCGTTGCGGCCAAGCTGGAAGACGCGAAGGTGGTGGCCAACGCCGAAACCTTCATGGTAGCCCTGACTGCCTCCGGCGGCACCCTGTCGCCGGGGGAGTACGACTTCAAACAGGAAATGAAGAACTCCGACGCCGTCTCCGTACTTCTCAACGAGGGACAGGCGAAGGTGATGTACTTCGCCCTCAGCGCTGGCCTGCGGATCGATGAATCCCTGCAGGCGATCTCGGAGGGCTCCGGTCTTTCGCTGGCGCAGCTAAAGGCGCTCAGCGACTCGCCCAAGCAGTTCGGACTGACGGCCAAGGCGAAGAACCTGGAAGGGTTCCTGGCGCCGGGGGAGTACCGTTTCCCGCTGGGAACCACCGCCAGGGAGATCCTCACCAAGCTGGTGAAGGCCACTCAGGATGAACTGAAGGCACAGGGCGTCACGGACCCCGCCAAGCAGTATGACGCCGTGACCGTTGCCAGCATCGTGCAGGCAGAGGGCGGCCAGGCCGAGTACAAGGACGTGGCGGGGGCCATCTACAACCGGCTGAAGCCCACCAACACGGAAACCAATGGCCTGATCCAGTCGGACGCCACAGTGACGTACGGCCTGGGCAAGAAGACCTTCCACATCGACGAGGCCGAGAAGGCCGACAAGTCCAACCCGTACAACACGTACGCCATCCAGGGCCTGCCCGCCGGGCCCATCGGATCGCCGGGCAAGAATGCCATCGACGCGGCGGCCAAGCCGAACAACAACGATTACCTGTACTGGGTGACCATCAACCTCGACACCAAGGAGACGAAGTTCTCCAAGACGCTCGCCGAGCACAACGGCTACGTCGAGCAGTACAACGCTTGGTGCGAGGCCAACCCGGGCCGTTGCGTATGA